A genomic window from Arthrobacter globiformis includes:
- the dnaJ gene encoding molecular chaperone DnaJ, translated as MSSHYDVLGVSPEATGEEIKKAYRKLARSLHPDVNSGEDAAERFKAVTHAYEVLSDPQKRRVYDTTGNENGTDNGFGGGGYAGQGFAFQDIFDTFFGAGGTSGPASRVRRGQDALISVRIDLRDAVFGVNKKLEVDTAVTCPTCEGSCCQPGTHPERCDICGGSGQVQRAVRSILGQVMTAAPCGSCEGFGTVIKDPCNECSGQGRIRSRRSLTIKVPAGVATGTRIQLSGQGEAGPAGGPSGDLYVEIRVNNDATYVREGDDLHATLNIPMTAAALGTELSLETFDGKQEIDVKAGTQSGEIITLRGLGVTHLRGYGRGDLKVHLQVETPSKLDSAQEDLLRQLAKLRGEQFSEGKLAASGGVFAKLRDRLGNL; from the coding sequence TTGAGCAGCCACTACGACGTTCTTGGAGTCTCCCCGGAAGCCACCGGCGAGGAGATCAAAAAGGCCTACCGCAAGCTGGCCCGCTCGCTGCACCCGGACGTCAACTCCGGGGAAGACGCAGCCGAACGGTTCAAGGCCGTCACCCACGCCTATGAAGTGTTGTCCGATCCGCAGAAGCGCAGGGTCTACGACACCACCGGTAACGAGAACGGCACCGACAACGGCTTCGGCGGCGGCGGCTACGCCGGCCAGGGCTTCGCGTTCCAGGACATCTTTGACACCTTCTTCGGCGCGGGCGGGACCTCCGGGCCCGCGTCCCGCGTCCGCCGCGGCCAGGACGCGCTCATCAGCGTCCGGATCGACCTGCGCGATGCCGTCTTCGGCGTCAACAAGAAGCTGGAAGTGGACACGGCCGTCACCTGCCCCACCTGCGAAGGCTCCTGCTGCCAGCCGGGCACGCATCCGGAGCGCTGCGACATCTGCGGCGGCAGCGGACAGGTTCAGCGGGCGGTCCGTTCCATCCTCGGCCAGGTCATGACCGCCGCCCCCTGCGGCTCGTGCGAGGGCTTCGGCACCGTCATCAAGGACCCCTGCAACGAATGCAGCGGCCAGGGCCGCATCCGCAGCCGCCGCTCCCTGACCATCAAGGTTCCGGCCGGTGTTGCCACCGGAACACGGATCCAGCTCTCCGGGCAGGGTGAGGCCGGCCCCGCGGGCGGCCCGTCCGGCGACCTTTACGTGGAAATCCGGGTCAACAACGACGCCACCTACGTCCGCGAGGGCGACGACCTCCACGCGACCCTGAACATTCCCATGACCGCCGCTGCCCTTGGCACGGAACTGAGCCTGGAAACCTTCGACGGCAAGCAGGAGATCGACGTCAAGGCGGGCACCCAATCCGGCGAGATCATCACCCTCCGCGGCCTCGGCGTCACCCACCTGCGGGGCTACGGCCGCGGTGACCTCAAGGTCCACCTGCAGGTGGAAACCCCGTCCAAGCTCGACTCCGCGCAGGAGGACCTGCTCCGGCAGCTGGCCAAGCTCCGCGGCGAGCAGTTCTCCGAGGGCAAGCTTGCAGCCAGCGGCGGCGTCTTCGCCAAACTGCGGGACCGCCTCGGTAACCTGTAG
- the ybeY gene encoding rRNA maturation RNase YbeY, with protein MSIEVNNESGIQVDEAQLVALARFIFEQLYIHPQAELSILLVDEPAMEKLHIELMDEPGATDVLSVPMDELTPGTPDKPTPQGMLGDIAICPQVAEVQARNAGHSTQDEMLLLTTHGILHLLGYDHAEPEEKAEMFGLQRDLLTAFTGKEAPAETTQ; from the coding sequence ATGAGCATCGAAGTTAACAACGAATCCGGCATCCAGGTGGACGAAGCCCAGCTGGTGGCGCTGGCACGCTTCATCTTCGAGCAGCTGTACATCCATCCGCAGGCGGAACTGTCCATCCTGCTGGTAGACGAGCCGGCCATGGAAAAGCTGCACATCGAACTCATGGATGAGCCCGGAGCCACCGACGTGCTCTCCGTGCCCATGGACGAGCTCACCCCGGGAACCCCGGACAAGCCGACGCCGCAGGGCATGCTTGGCGACATCGCGATCTGCCCGCAGGTGGCTGAGGTCCAGGCCCGCAACGCCGGACACTCCACGCAGGACGAGATGCTGCTGCTGACCACGCACGGAATCCTCCACCTGCTCGGCTATGACCACGCCGAACCTGAGGAGAAGGCAGAAATGTTCGGCCTGCAGCGCGACCTGCTGACGGCATTCACCGGCAAAGAAGCACCGGCCGAGACCACCCAGTGA
- the era gene encoding GTPase Era: MSKQNKADGGEPFGGYHAGFAVLVGRPNAGKSTLTNALVGKKVAITSAKPQTTRHTIRGIVHREDAQLILVDTPGLHRPRTLLGKRLNDLVADTLSEVDAIGFCIPANEKIGPGDKFIAAQLAAVGRKPVIALVTKADLVDRQALTEQLLAVAELGREVLGEDGWKDIVPVSAADGFQVGTVADVLISHMPPSPPLYPDGELTDEPEAVMVAELIREAALEGVRDELPHSLAVVVEEIVPREGRTEDNPLLDVRVNLYVERPSQKAIIIGKGGSRLREVGTNARKGIEALLGTRIYLDLHVKVAKDWQRDPKQLVKLGF; encoded by the coding sequence GTGAGCAAGCAGAATAAGGCCGACGGCGGCGAACCGTTCGGCGGGTACCATGCCGGATTCGCGGTGCTGGTGGGTCGGCCCAACGCGGGCAAATCCACCCTCACCAACGCCCTGGTGGGCAAGAAGGTGGCCATCACGTCCGCCAAGCCGCAGACCACGCGGCACACCATCCGCGGAATCGTCCACCGCGAGGACGCCCAGCTGATCCTCGTGGACACCCCGGGCCTGCACCGGCCCCGCACGCTGCTGGGCAAGCGCCTGAACGACCTCGTGGCCGACACACTCTCAGAAGTGGACGCGATCGGTTTCTGCATCCCCGCCAACGAAAAGATCGGCCCAGGTGACAAGTTCATTGCCGCCCAGCTCGCTGCCGTCGGCCGGAAGCCGGTGATTGCCCTCGTCACCAAGGCAGACCTGGTGGACCGGCAGGCCCTGACGGAGCAGCTGCTGGCCGTCGCCGAGCTCGGCAGGGAGGTGCTGGGCGAGGACGGCTGGAAGGACATCGTACCGGTTTCAGCTGCGGACGGGTTCCAAGTGGGCACGGTGGCGGACGTCCTGATCAGCCACATGCCGCCGTCGCCCCCGCTCTACCCGGACGGCGAGCTGACCGATGAGCCGGAGGCGGTCATGGTGGCCGAACTCATCCGGGAGGCCGCCTTGGAGGGTGTGCGTGACGAGCTGCCCCACTCACTGGCCGTGGTGGTGGAGGAAATCGTTCCGCGCGAGGGCCGGACCGAAGACAACCCGCTCCTCGACGTCCGCGTCAACCTCTACGTGGAGCGCCCGTCGCAGAAGGCGATCATCATCGGCAAGGGCGGAAGCCGCCTGCGGGAGGTGGGCACCAACGCCCGGAAGGGCATCGAGGCGCTCCTGGGCACACGCATCTACCTCGACCTGCACGTCAAGGTGGCCAAGGACTGGCAGCGCGACCCCAAGCAACTGGTGAAGCTCGGGTTCTGA
- a CDS encoding PhoH family protein: MTESANGKRRLNTGDRTTGEFPHTLPGVRTEVVIFDNSDQMVQSLGSHDEALRFIEDQFPAVSFHVRGNELSINGPAADVPRIMRLLHEVRGLVARGTIITPAVLQQLVSLLRSQSLQNPVEVLTHDILSSRGKTIRPKTLNQKNYVDAIDANTVIFGIGPAGTGKTYLAVAKAVQALQQKEVSRIILTRPAVEAGERLGFLPGTLSDKIDPYLRPLYDALHDMMDPESIPRLMAAGTIEVAPLAYMRGRTLNDAFIILDEAQNTTPEQMKMFLTRLGFGSKMVVTGDVTQVDLPFGTRSGLRIVEEILTGIDDVSFSVLDAADVVRHRLVGDIVNAYSIWDEAQRNRVKHSVPRERRESTHEHRS, from the coding sequence ATGACTGAATCAGCTAACGGAAAGCGCCGCCTCAACACGGGGGACCGAACCACGGGCGAATTCCCCCATACTCTTCCCGGTGTCCGGACGGAGGTGGTCATCTTCGATAACTCTGATCAGATGGTGCAGTCGCTGGGAAGCCACGACGAGGCCCTCCGCTTCATCGAGGACCAGTTCCCGGCCGTCAGTTTCCACGTCCGCGGCAACGAACTCTCCATCAACGGACCCGCGGCCGATGTTCCGCGGATCATGCGCCTGCTCCACGAGGTCCGGGGGCTCGTGGCCCGCGGCACCATTATTACGCCGGCAGTTCTCCAGCAGCTGGTTTCGCTGCTCCGCAGCCAGTCGCTGCAGAACCCGGTAGAGGTGCTGACGCACGACATCCTGTCCAGCCGCGGCAAAACCATCCGGCCTAAGACGCTGAACCAGAAGAACTACGTGGACGCCATCGACGCGAACACAGTGATCTTCGGGATCGGCCCCGCCGGTACCGGCAAGACCTACCTCGCGGTGGCCAAGGCGGTGCAGGCCCTGCAGCAGAAGGAAGTCAGCCGGATCATCCTCACCCGCCCCGCCGTCGAAGCGGGCGAGCGGCTTGGCTTCCTCCCCGGCACGCTCAGCGACAAGATCGACCCGTACCTGCGTCCGCTGTACGACGCGCTGCACGACATGATGGACCCCGAGTCCATCCCCCGGCTGATGGCGGCCGGAACCATCGAAGTGGCGCCGCTGGCCTACATGAGGGGCCGGACGCTGAACGACGCCTTCATCATTCTTGACGAGGCACAAAACACCACGCCGGAACAGATGAAGATGTTCCTGACCCGCCTCGGCTTCGGCTCCAAAATGGTGGTCACCGGCGACGTCACGCAGGTGGACCTTCCATTCGGAACCCGCTCCGGCCTGCGCATCGTCGAGGAGATCCTCACCGGAATCGACGACGTCAGCTTCTCCGTTCTGGACGCCGCCGACGTCGTCCGCCACCGCCTGGTGGGGGACATCGTCAACGCCTACAGCATCTGGGACGAAGCACAACGCAACCGGGTCAAGCATTCCGTTCCCCGGGAACGACGGGAGAGCACGCATGAGCATCGAAGTTAA
- a CDS encoding GerMN domain-containing protein — protein MRSVLLSALLPAALLMSGCIADPDPAVTSANSPTSSSRRAAGTDGVPTTSAPLETTQSSNKAPVYWIGRSNSNVFLYREFRDVPDDENPITRALRAMMSETPLDPDFFTPWQNPKNLATSISGTNVITVDVSADAFNSNLDADMAQRAIQQLVYTATAAGASSGLIDAGQQIEVVILVDGHTDYLAFKHVKLGAPTSRSAGMVAPVWIIDPQQGTEVGDGRVKISGRSTVPKGKLQWRILKVQENGDKESYLTGEATAAADPAASGVFGITVNLAPGNYEVRVSQIDPGKPEDELNVDSRGFTVR, from the coding sequence ATGCGCTCCGTGCTGCTGTCCGCGCTGCTTCCGGCTGCCCTGCTGATGTCCGGCTGCATCGCCGATCCAGATCCCGCGGTGACCTCCGCCAACTCTCCGACGTCGTCGTCGCGCCGGGCCGCCGGCACGGATGGCGTCCCCACTACCAGCGCGCCGCTGGAAACAACGCAGTCCTCGAACAAGGCGCCGGTCTACTGGATCGGGCGCAGCAACAGCAACGTGTTCCTGTACCGCGAGTTCCGCGACGTGCCGGACGATGAGAACCCGATCACGCGGGCCCTTCGCGCCATGATGTCGGAGACGCCGCTGGATCCGGACTTCTTCACGCCGTGGCAGAACCCCAAGAACCTCGCGACGTCGATCTCGGGCACCAACGTCATTACCGTGGACGTTTCCGCCGATGCCTTCAACAGCAACCTTGACGCGGACATGGCCCAGCGGGCCATCCAGCAACTGGTATACACCGCAACAGCCGCCGGAGCCAGCTCTGGCCTGATTGACGCCGGCCAGCAGATCGAAGTGGTGATCCTGGTGGACGGGCACACCGATTACCTGGCCTTCAAGCACGTCAAGCTCGGTGCCCCCACATCCCGCAGCGCCGGAATGGTGGCGCCGGTATGGATCATCGATCCGCAGCAGGGCACCGAAGTCGGCGACGGCCGGGTCAAGATCTCCGGACGAAGCACCGTCCCCAAAGGCAAACTCCAGTGGCGCATCCTCAAGGTCCAGGAGAACGGCGACAAGGAAAGCTACCTGACTGGAGAAGCCACGGCTGCCGCGGATCCCGCCGCCTCCGGGGTCTTCGGCATCACGGTCAATCTCGCGCCCGGCAACTACGAGGTGCGCGTCTCCCAGATCGACCCGGGCAAGCCTGAGGACGAACTCAACGTGGACTCGCGCGGGTTCACCGTTCGTTAA
- a CDS encoding 16S rRNA (uracil(1498)-N(3))-methyltransferase — protein MSNPVFFTPAGALDGTVPGSVFVLDGAEARHAVTVKRLAVGEQVDLADGAGKRITGTVTDAAPAVLTVQCTSVSVEPRPDVRLVLVQALAKGDRDELAIETATELGIDAVIPWQSERSIVRWKGDRAAKAHGKWQSTVAAAAKQARRAWIPEVRPAVDTQALAKTVAEAGLAVILHEDAVTPLRRVLGKWSEERQEAAGAGEILLIVGPEGGISPREVTRLCSAGAVTALLGPHVLRSSTAGPAGVVVASDVLGRW, from the coding sequence GTGAGCAACCCCGTATTCTTCACCCCGGCCGGCGCGCTGGACGGCACGGTTCCCGGTTCTGTGTTCGTCCTCGACGGCGCCGAGGCCCGGCACGCGGTCACGGTCAAGCGCCTGGCGGTGGGCGAGCAGGTGGACCTTGCCGACGGCGCCGGCAAGCGCATCACCGGAACGGTGACCGATGCCGCCCCCGCCGTGCTGACGGTCCAATGCACCTCCGTCAGCGTGGAACCGCGGCCGGACGTACGCCTGGTCCTCGTCCAGGCCCTCGCCAAGGGTGACCGGGACGAACTCGCGATCGAAACCGCAACCGAGTTGGGGATCGACGCCGTGATTCCCTGGCAGTCCGAACGTTCCATCGTCAGGTGGAAGGGTGACCGGGCGGCCAAGGCGCACGGGAAATGGCAGTCCACCGTGGCTGCGGCTGCGAAGCAGGCGCGCCGTGCCTGGATTCCTGAGGTGCGCCCCGCCGTCGACACCCAGGCCCTGGCAAAGACCGTGGCGGAGGCCGGCCTTGCCGTGATTCTGCACGAAGATGCGGTGACGCCGCTGCGGCGGGTCCTCGGCAAGTGGTCTGAGGAGCGCCAAGAGGCGGCTGGCGCCGGTGAGATCCTCCTCATCGTTGGTCCCGAAGGGGGCATCAGTCCCCGGGAGGTTACCCGGCTGTGCAGCGCGGGGGCTGTCACGGCACTGTTGGGTCCGCACGTCCTGCGGTCATCGACGGCGGGACCGGCCGGCGTCGTGGTAGCAAGCGACGTCCTGGGCCGCTGGTAG
- a CDS encoding hemolysin family protein, producing the protein MTSLLLVCMALAFLGAAALLTAAEAAFSFLPRHDAEQAVQGSQGPALRRILDQPMTHMRALRFWRIWFESASAVAVAVLLYSLLDSVWLAGLAATGIMAVLGFVLVGVSPRQLGRSHPAAVAQYSASLVRFLAWILGPIPAWLVRLGSAVAPGSPNGDDSYFSEEEFRELVDRATESDMIEDNEAELIQSVFEFGDTLVRAVMVPRTDILTIDAGSSLHSAMALFLRSGYSRIPVIGENTDQILGIIYLKDVAAAIHSMDPEAEPPVVDALAREVRYVPDSKPVSDLLRELQKESTHVAIVIDEYGGTAGLVTLEDLIEELVGEIVDEYDSESAAVVDLGDGTYRVSARMGIDDLGELFGIELDDDEVDTVGGLLAKALGRVPIVGSAVDVDGVSLRAERLEGRRNRVSHIIAGAAPKGPVPQNTDLEELLDEAESMQQGVPREQAE; encoded by the coding sequence GTGACCTCCCTGCTCCTTGTCTGCATGGCGCTGGCGTTTCTCGGTGCCGCAGCGCTGCTGACTGCTGCCGAGGCGGCGTTCAGCTTTCTGCCGCGCCACGACGCCGAGCAGGCGGTGCAGGGGAGCCAGGGCCCGGCCTTGCGGAGGATCCTGGATCAGCCGATGACGCACATGCGTGCCCTGCGTTTCTGGCGGATCTGGTTCGAGTCGGCCTCCGCCGTGGCCGTGGCTGTGCTGCTTTACAGCTTGCTGGACAGCGTCTGGCTGGCCGGCCTGGCCGCGACAGGCATCATGGCGGTCCTCGGGTTTGTGCTGGTGGGGGTCTCGCCCCGCCAGCTGGGCCGTTCGCATCCGGCGGCCGTGGCGCAGTATTCGGCATCGCTGGTCCGGTTCCTGGCCTGGATACTCGGGCCGATCCCCGCCTGGCTGGTCCGGCTGGGCAGCGCTGTGGCCCCCGGTTCGCCCAATGGCGACGACTCCTACTTCAGCGAGGAGGAATTCCGCGAACTGGTTGACCGGGCCACCGAGTCGGACATGATCGAGGACAACGAGGCCGAACTCATCCAGTCCGTCTTCGAATTCGGCGACACCCTGGTCCGCGCCGTCATGGTGCCGCGGACGGACATCCTGACCATCGACGCCGGTTCGAGCCTGCACAGCGCGATGGCCCTTTTCCTCCGATCCGGCTATTCCAGGATCCCCGTCATCGGCGAAAACACCGACCAGATCCTGGGCATTATCTACCTCAAGGATGTGGCCGCCGCGATCCACAGCATGGACCCGGAGGCCGAACCGCCCGTGGTGGACGCACTGGCCCGAGAGGTCCGCTACGTTCCGGATTCCAAGCCGGTGAGCGACCTCCTGCGGGAACTCCAGAAGGAATCCACCCACGTGGCCATCGTCATCGACGAATACGGCGGAACCGCGGGGCTGGTGACGCTCGAGGACCTGATCGAAGAACTCGTCGGCGAAATCGTGGATGAATACGACTCCGAGAGCGCCGCCGTCGTCGATCTGGGCGACGGCACGTACCGGGTAAGTGCCCGGATGGGGATCGACGATCTCGGCGAGCTGTTCGGCATCGAACTGGACGACGACGAGGTGGACACCGTGGGCGGCCTGCTGGCCAAGGCCCTCGGCCGGGTCCCGATCGTGGGCAGCGCCGTTGACGTCGACGGCGTTTCGCTGCGCGCCGAGCGGCTGGAGGGCCGCCGGAACCGCGTCAGCCACATTATTGCGGGCGCCGCGCCGAAAGGCCCCGTTCCACAAAATACTGACCTTGAAGAACTTCTCGACGAGGCCGAATCAATGCAACAGGGAGTTCCACGTGAGCAAGCAGAATAA
- a CDS encoding M13 family metallopeptidase encodes MPISGIALSNIDHSVRPQDDLYQHVNGAWLKDTTIPDDRPLEGTFTALRDGSELAVKEIIEEAAAKGSEASGIERKIGDLYSSFMDEPAIEAKGLDPIRGRLAEVFATASISELLALAGRLFRADVSGLFYIYPAPDAGNPDRVLLYTGQGGLGLPDESYYREAKFAPVVQSYREYVGTMFGLAGVADPENAAARVVALETALASHHWDNVTLRDPQKTYNLKSADEARELFPLLDTWFDAADIAADKRQEIVVSTPDFFAGAAALLASESLPVWREWLALRVINSAAPYLSSAFVDTNFAFYGTTISGTPRNKDRWKRGVAVVEAALGEAVGQIYVAKHFPEGHKARMQTLVGNLIEAYRHSISALEWMGEDTKAEALKKLGAFRAKIGFPDEWIDYSAVVIDPADLLGNVERAHNADVDRHLDEVGKPVDHNKWLMTPQTVNAYYHPMLNEVVFPAAILQPPFFTAEADDAVNYGGIGAVIGHEIGHGFDDQGSQFDGTGELRNWWTEDDRKAFEALTGRLVDQFDALSPYAAPGHNVNGKLTLGENIGDLGGLTIAHKAYRLSLDGQEPPVLDGLTGEQRFFASWAAGWRQVIRTEEAIRRLATDPHSPNEFRTNAIAKNLDSFHAAFGVTEEDGMWMPPEERVSIW; translated from the coding sequence GAAGGCACCTTCACCGCCCTTCGCGACGGCTCCGAACTGGCAGTCAAGGAAATCATCGAGGAAGCCGCGGCCAAGGGGTCCGAGGCCAGCGGTATCGAGCGGAAGATCGGCGATCTCTACAGCAGCTTCATGGATGAGCCAGCCATCGAGGCCAAGGGCCTTGACCCCATCCGCGGACGTCTGGCCGAGGTCTTCGCCACGGCCAGCATTTCCGAGCTGCTGGCACTGGCTGGCCGGCTCTTCCGTGCCGACGTTTCGGGACTCTTCTACATTTACCCGGCGCCCGACGCCGGCAACCCCGACCGCGTGCTGCTGTACACGGGCCAGGGCGGCCTCGGGCTTCCCGACGAGTCATATTACCGCGAAGCGAAATTCGCCCCGGTGGTGCAGTCCTACCGGGAGTACGTGGGCACCATGTTCGGCCTGGCCGGCGTGGCCGATCCCGAAAACGCCGCGGCCCGGGTGGTGGCACTGGAGACCGCCCTCGCCTCGCACCACTGGGACAACGTCACGCTCCGCGACCCGCAGAAGACCTACAACCTGAAATCGGCGGACGAGGCACGCGAGCTGTTCCCCCTGCTGGACACGTGGTTCGACGCCGCCGACATCGCTGCGGACAAGCGGCAGGAGATTGTGGTCAGCACCCCTGACTTCTTTGCCGGCGCTGCCGCACTGCTGGCCTCGGAGTCGCTGCCGGTGTGGCGGGAGTGGCTTGCCCTGCGGGTCATCAATTCGGCGGCCCCTTACCTGTCTTCCGCCTTTGTGGACACGAACTTTGCCTTCTACGGCACTACCATCAGCGGCACGCCGCGGAACAAGGACCGCTGGAAGCGGGGCGTCGCCGTCGTCGAGGCGGCACTGGGCGAGGCCGTAGGCCAGATCTACGTGGCCAAGCATTTCCCGGAGGGCCACAAGGCTCGCATGCAGACGCTCGTGGGCAACCTGATCGAGGCCTACCGGCACAGCATCAGCGCCCTGGAATGGATGGGCGAGGACACCAAGGCCGAAGCGCTGAAGAAACTGGGGGCCTTCCGGGCAAAGATCGGCTTCCCCGACGAGTGGATCGACTACTCGGCAGTGGTGATCGACCCCGCCGACCTGCTGGGGAATGTGGAACGGGCGCACAATGCCGACGTCGACCGGCACCTGGACGAGGTGGGCAAACCCGTGGACCACAACAAGTGGCTCATGACCCCGCAGACCGTCAATGCGTACTACCACCCGATGCTCAACGAGGTCGTCTTCCCGGCCGCCATTCTGCAGCCGCCGTTCTTCACCGCCGAAGCGGACGATGCCGTGAACTACGGCGGCATCGGGGCCGTGATCGGCCACGAGATCGGCCACGGCTTCGATGACCAGGGCTCACAGTTCGACGGCACGGGCGAACTGCGCAACTGGTGGACAGAGGATGACCGCAAGGCCTTCGAAGCCCTGACCGGACGCCTCGTGGACCAGTTCGACGCGCTGTCCCCGTACGCCGCACCCGGGCACAACGTCAACGGCAAGCTCACGCTGGGCGAAAACATCGGCGACCTTGGCGGACTCACCATTGCGCACAAGGCCTACCGCCTCAGCCTCGACGGCCAGGAACCCCCGGTGCTCGACGGGCTGACGGGTGAACAGCGCTTCTTCGCTTCCTGGGCCGCCGGCTGGCGCCAGGTGATCCGCACCGAGGAGGCCATCCGGCGCCTCGCCACGGATCCGCACTCCCCCAATGAGTTCCGCACCAACGCCATAGCCAAGAACCTCGACTCCTTCCACGCCGCGTTCGGCGTCACGGAGGAGGACGGCATGTGGATGCCTCCGGAGGAGCGCGTCAGCATCTGGTGA
- a CDS encoding LCP family protein: MVRRRDNRAQGPGTPARSEPAARHAEDSRLGAARHLNVRHMPTWLKVTTAVVAVVLAGGLAFAGYWYIRLQSNISTAALGAGSSRTDTTDDATGRLQILILGSDTRDGKNSNYGSTEDSTGYGNSDVMMLMDISEDNKRVNVISFPRDLLVDIPKCTDQKTGKQYPARTGIMINEAMKEAGIGCAVDTVNKLTGMEVDHFMMADFNAVKELSNTVGGVSVCISDAVYDPDSRLRLPKGTSQVQGEQALAFLRTRHAFGDGGDLGRIKAQQGFLSSLTRKIKDDGTLSNPAKLLNIADVITKNLTVDDGLSSVPSMITIANRLKTIDVGKVAFVALPTVPASSDPNRLEAAQPASSQLFAALRKDIDLTDPDGKETPSPSATPKPSASSTPTATPKPTATAAPYDKALQPITVANGSGSGTRTQEIVEAVVAGGFTQVGQLEADTTAKTMVYYGPEFADVAADVAALFGIPAAQVAPSSGVTGVQLYLGSDFPSGTKYGKTTVPKDIVNQTASDTVCQQANPELIVQQ; the protein is encoded by the coding sequence GTGGTGCGACGCCGCGACAACCGCGCCCAAGGACCGGGCACTCCCGCCCGTTCCGAGCCAGCTGCCCGGCATGCCGAGGACTCCCGGCTGGGCGCTGCCCGGCACCTGAATGTGCGCCACATGCCCACGTGGCTCAAGGTGACCACCGCCGTCGTCGCTGTGGTCCTGGCTGGCGGCCTGGCCTTTGCCGGCTACTGGTACATCAGGCTGCAGTCCAACATCTCCACGGCCGCACTGGGCGCCGGAAGCAGCCGCACCGACACCACGGACGACGCCACCGGCAGGCTGCAGATCCTGATCCTGGGCTCCGACACCCGCGACGGCAAGAACTCGAATTACGGCAGCACCGAGGATTCCACCGGCTACGGCAATTCCGACGTCATGATGCTCATGGACATCTCTGAGGACAACAAGCGGGTCAACGTCATCAGCTTCCCCCGCGACCTGCTCGTGGACATCCCCAAGTGCACTGACCAGAAGACCGGCAAGCAGTATCCGGCGCGCACCGGCATCATGATCAATGAAGCCATGAAAGAGGCTGGCATCGGCTGCGCCGTGGACACGGTCAACAAGCTGACCGGCATGGAGGTGGACCACTTCATGATGGCCGACTTCAACGCCGTCAAGGAGCTGTCAAACACGGTGGGCGGAGTCTCGGTCTGCATCAGCGATGCTGTATATGACCCCGACTCGCGGCTGCGGCTGCCCAAGGGCACCTCCCAGGTGCAGGGCGAACAGGCCCTTGCGTTCCTCCGCACGCGCCACGCTTTCGGCGACGGCGGCGACCTCGGCCGCATCAAGGCGCAGCAGGGCTTCCTGTCCTCGCTGACCCGGAAGATCAAGGACGACGGCACCCTCTCCAACCCGGCGAAGCTGCTGAACATCGCCGACGTGATCACCAAGAACCTGACTGTCGACGACGGACTCTCCTCCGTACCGTCGATGATCACCATCGCCAACCGGCTCAAGACGATCGACGTCGGCAAGGTCGCGTTTGTGGCGCTGCCGACTGTCCCGGCCAGCAGCGATCCCAACCGGTTGGAAGCCGCGCAGCCGGCGTCCTCCCAGCTGTTCGCTGCCCTGCGCAAGGACATCGACCTGACGGACCCGGACGGGAAGGAAACCCCTTCACCGTCGGCGACGCCCAAACCTTCGGCCAGCTCCACTCCGACGGCCACTCCGAAGCCCACGGCGACGGCGGCGCCGTATGACAAGGCGCTGCAGCCCATCACCGTGGCCAACGGAAGCGGCTCAGGCACCAGGACGCAGGAAATCGTTGAGGCCGTTGTTGCCGGCGGCTTCACCCAGGTGGGGCAGCTGGAAGCCGACACCACGGCAAAGACCATGGTGTACTACGGACCCGAGTTCGCAGACGTCGCCGCAGATGTGGCAGCCCTGTTCGGCATTCCGGCCGCCCAGGTGGCGCCGTCCTCCGGCGTCACGGGAGTGCAGCTGTACCTGGGCAGCGACTTCCCGTCCGGAACCAAGTACGGCAAGACCACGGTTCCCAAGGACATCGTCAACCAGACAGCCAGCGACACGGTTTGCCAGCAGGCAAACCCGGAGCTGATCGTCCAGCAGTGA